Within Hydrogenispora ethanolica, the genomic segment TCCGAAATGACCCGTACATAATCGCTGCCGGGTTTGAAGAGTTCGGCCAGGGTGTAGGACTGTCCGGTCTCCACATTGAAGGTCAGCGATTTGACCACCGTCATGCCGTGCGCCCCGCCGGAGTACCAGTAATTGATGATGGCCAGACTCAGCACGCCGCGTTCATTGGTCTTCAGCTCGTAGGTTCCGGTGATGTCGACATCCTGGTTGCGATCGTAATCCGTCTCGCTGATCAATTGATTGACCAGACGCTGAATGGCCTCGTTCATCTGCCGCTGCGCCCTGGAGTTGCGCAGGCCCGCCACCCGCGGATAGGCGAATTTCAAGCGCGGCTTATTCAGAAACTCGGTTTCGATCCGCACCGGCAAGCTATTTTCCATCATCATCCGTCCCTTCCCGAAATCTCCTACAGTCTATTCGGGAAGTTGGGATTTAGGTACAAAAAGGACCTTCTCTCATTGTCCTCCGCTTGAGCCTCTTTAAAGGATTGAGTCCTCGCCACGGTTCGGTGACGGCCGCGATCGGCAACTTCGCAACAGCATTCCGAAGACCAGGGCCAGGATGGGCAGCGCCCGCCATCCCTGGAGCGCGGCCGTCCGGGTCAAACCGGCCGCCGGACCGAGCAGATCGCCGAGGCCGCCGACCCACCAGAGGGGAAAGCAGACCAGCCAATGGTCAAAGATCCGGAAAAAGGCGATATACCCCAATCCCACCAGGAACAGTTCCAGGAATTTCGGTTGAAATCCGGCGTGATGCAGGCTATAAAACGCCGCGGCGATCAGGATCCCTGGCAGC encodes:
- a CDS encoding DUF3298 and DUF4163 domain-containing protein — encoded protein: MMMENSLPVRIETEFLNKPRLKFAYPRVAGLRNSRAQRQMNEAIQRLVNQLISETDYDRNQDVDITGTYELKTNERGVLSLAIINYWYSGGAHGMTVVKSLTFNVETGQSYTLAELFKPGSDYVRVISDQVRRQIEQRQIPLLTEYRGIAPNQDYYIADKSLVVYYQLYELAAYVYGILYFPISVYDLQSLINENGPLGNMLY